The proteins below come from a single Mytilus edulis chromosome 5, xbMytEdul2.2, whole genome shotgun sequence genomic window:
- the LOC139522601 gene encoding synaptogenesis protein syg-2-like — translation MEFICSGHHPLWAENKEEGHTLIVYYPPDKLPSINQTPMGSINEGTHVYLTCEVQGGKPLAIIEWQCKGSSPNISTVIQSVDKTISSVELTVTKYQNGEMCTCYGFHPTWNQNKSTSIPLDVNYPPESFPLITQTPSGSVVEDNKVMLTCEIIGGNPLATILWQCDGFTPVPSTGILPTNKVVFSIEKIVTKEDNGKSCTCTSQHRLLTPTHKTRSHNLNVYYSSTIQIANTQPIILVENKTIVLVCAGVDGNPRNSSFVWYKSNTIIGTMANYSIREAKATDAGNYTCKGSNGFGRTSEAIIEVFVLCEYIKGFIVILLLRAHHHVTMDKVP, via the exons ATGGAATTCATATGCAGCGGACACCATCCTCTCTGGGCAGAAAACAAAGAAGAAGGACATACCCTTATTGTTTATT ACCCTCCGGACAAATTACCATCAATAAATCAAACACCTATGGGTTCTATTAATGAGGGTACCCATGTATATCTTACATGCGAAGTACAAGGAGGCAAACCTTTAGCAATAATTGAATGGCAGTGCAAGGGATCCTCGCCAAACATTTCTACTGTAATCCAATCTGTAGATAAAACCATTTCCAGTGTAGAATTAACAGTAACTAAGTATCAAAATGGTGAAATGTGTACATGCTATGGTTTTCATCCAACATGGAACCAGAACAAATCAACCAGTATACCACTTGACGTCAATT ATCCTCCGGAATCGTTCCCATTAATTACACAAACACCAAGTGGATCAGTTGTTGAAGATAACAAGGTTATGTTAACATGTGAAATCATTGGAGGCAATCCTTTAGCTACCATACTCTGGCAATGTGATGGGTTCACACCTGTTCCATCAACTGGAATCCTCCCTACAAATAAAGTAGTGTTTAGCATAGAAAAGATCGTTACCAAAGAAGATAATGGTAAaagttgtacatgtacatcacagCATCGGCTCTTGACACCTACCCACAAGACAAGGAGTcacaatttaaatgtttatt ACTCTTCAACCATTCAAATTGCGAATACACAACCGATTATATTGGTGGAAAATAAGACCATCGTCTTGGTTTGTGCAGGAGTGGATGGAAATCCAAGGAATTCCTCATTTGTATGGTATAAATCAAACACTATCATTGGGACGATGGCGAACTATTCAATTAGGGAAGCCAAGGCAACAGACGCTGGTAATTACACCTGTAAAGGATCAAATGGTTTCGGAAGAACAAGTGAAGCAATAATAGAGGTGTTTGTTTTATGTGAGTATATTAAAGGATTTATTGTCATCCTGTTACTAAGGGCGCATCACCATGTTACTATGGATAAAGTACCataa